A stretch of DNA from Candidatus Pantoea bituminis:
TGGACCGAATATAGGAATCGTATTCGGTCTTTTTTTGCCTGTATGATTTAGAACAATAGAAAATGAAATGCCCGAATATTTTTTATTTGGTTTAAACCATTACGTATTCATTCAAAAGAGCTGAGGCGTAGCACTCCACGCCATTCACAGAAAATGAATGATTTGTGTTGCAGCGCTTTGGTCTGTTCAACATGCGTAACCAGAGCGAGTTTGACAACGCGATGGTTGCTAGTGCTTTGTCAGCGATGAGCTGAGCAGGCTCGCCGTCGTTGTACAGGCGCTCTTATGAGCTGAACTAAAAAAACCGCCTCAGTGGGCGGCGGCTGTGTCGAGTGAAATAATTAACTTAACATCGTCGGCTGCCAGTGATTTATAGCAGCTATGACTTCACTCTCATTTAATGGCGCATTATGGGCGATAAGATATTGTGCTGGGCCATAGGAGAATACCGTTAATTCATAAGTCTCATTATCGAGCGTAATAGTGTCAGGAAAATCAGGAACACCTTCATACTTTTGGAGGGTGACTAAAGGTTCTGGTTTACCTTTAAATATCAACATGTCAGGTTTCATTTGGCTTGCTCCTTGTTATGCAGCGTGCCTAACTACTTATTATAGAATTACATTGAGATATTGCGCGCTGTGATAATTAACCGGCAATAAACGTTATCGCTATGACAAGATCATTACGTATTTTGTTCTGCTGTTTACATAATCCCGCACATATCACTGAATCATTTGCCGTCCAGGGACTTTATTGACGACCAAAACTTACCTAAGGGGCATGTTCTGTGCCTGTGTTTTTCTTTGCCACTTGGCCGGGAAGAAGGCGGCATCTGAAGCGCCGCCACTATCCTTAAGCCTGCTTTGGCTGACCATTTGATGCCGTAATGCCGCCATCAACCGGGAGATTCACGCCGGTGATGTAGCGCGCATCATCGCTGGCGATAAATGCAATAGCGCTGGCAATATCTTCTGGCTCGCCCGCGCGTCTTAATGGAATACGATCATAAAATTTGTTCAGTAATTCCTGATCGTCTTTCATATCTTCGGTTAAATCAGTCAACGTAAATCCGGGGCAAATAGCGTTTACGCGTACATTGTCTGCGCCGTAATCCATTGCCAGCGACCGGGTAAAGTTGGTTACTGCGCCTTTCGCCGCATTATAGACACTCATTCCCCAGTCACCGCCTAATCCTGAAACAGAGGAGATATTGACGATATTGCCTTTGGTCTTTAATAACGCCGGGACAAAATAGTGCACACAGTGGAATACGCCATCCAGATCGACTTTCATCAATTTTTTCCAGTCGTCGAGTTCAATTTCATGGATGCGACCTTGCACCACCACGCCGGCGTTGTTAACTAAAACATCAACGCGACCATATTTATCCTGTACGCTTTCCGCCAGGCTTTTTACCTGTTCAGCCTCAGAAACATCACAAGGCACCACAAGGTGATCTCCCTTGCTTAACGATGCCAGTGTGGTTTCAAGTTTATTCTCAGTGCGACCGACTAAAACGACAGAAGCCCCTTCGTCAGCAAAACGTTTAGCGGCGGCTTCACCGATGCCGGAACCTGCGCCAGTGACCACAACGACTTTTCCTGTAAATCTGGACATGTTGCCTCCTTACTGATGGCGTTACTTTTGGCGTTAAACATACGAGGATCAAGCCTGGCATTCATGCCGTGGAGTTCAAGCGAAGCAGAAAATGTAGCCGTAACATTTTGTGTTTGAATACTCAGCCTGTTCGCTATAAAGCTGATGAGCTGCAGAAATAGGCTTTTTATAACAGCGCTAAACGTCAGCGATTGAATCCACCACAGAGAAAATAAATTCCATTAATGATCAATCGACTACCTCAAAATCTTAGCGTCTCGCTTGATCATATCAATCGATTGCGATTACTGTGTTTATATACAGCTAAATTGTGAGGGATAATGATGAGCAGAAGAGACGACATTGAGTCAGCGTTTCGGGCAGCCATTGAGATAGATGCGCGTGGACGACAGATTGTGACAACTGATGAGTTTTGCCGACAGCTTGCAAAGCGCAACCATAGCTGGAGCCACGGTGAGTGCAACAAATGGATTGAGTATTATCAAAGTGGTTTTAAAGATCTCACGCCTTATGAAAACGTCCACCGTATATTTGCGCTGCGTAATATGGCTTACGTGAGGTGATCGATGGCATTCGAATCACCGGCACAGGATTATATCGAGAGTCGCCTTAATCTTAATGCTTTGTTTATTCCGCATCCTGAAAATACCTTCAGAGTCGATACCTGTAATGGTTTTGTGTTGATAGATCGTGCCGCGGCTCTCCGCGCAGGTGACATGATCGCTTTCCAATATGATGGTCATTCGATGCTGGGAAAAATAGATCACGACAGGATCACGCCTGTTGAAGGCGAAGCCATCCAGGGCGAGGCGCTTGAAGCTGTAATTGTTCTGGGAAAAATGTGTTGCGAAGTGCTGAAGGTGTTTGAGCCAGATGTGCCGATTTAGCGGTAAATAAAGTCATCAGCATCATGTCCTACGGATGCGCATTCATGTCCATAAATGGTCTCGACATGGCTGTGACAGATTGAGATGCTCTGTTGAAAATAAACAGGGGAATTTTACATGCTTGAACTGCGACCTAACTGCGAACATTGTGATATCGACTTACCAGCCGAATCGCGTGAAGCGCTGATCTGCTCGTTTGAATGCACTTTCTGCACGACCTGCGCTGAGCAACACTTGCAGCATATCTGTCCGAACTGTGGCGGCGAACTGGTGCGGCGCCCGATCCGACCCGCTGAAAAGTTAATAAAATATCCTGCAAAAACGCGGTAATGAAAACAGGCTGATTTAGAAAGATGTGAGTGATAGTTAATATCATTCAACCTGTTTGGCCGGTATTGTTTGGCAGGTATTGTGCCGATAAAATTCTGTTGTCCCTAAAAGCCGAACACCTTTGATGAGTGCCGGAGATAAGCGCCGGAAGGGGCATCACACAAAAGCTGCTGTCTCGAGTGATGATCTCTATTTGGCAAAGCGCTTAACCGAAATGCGCTTAACGCGGTTTATGTGCAGCCAGCAGAAACAGCATGGGACGCTCTCGCTCTTCAGCTAAAGCAGGATTAATCGCAATCTGCTCATCAGTCGGGCCCCATTCATTAAGATGATCAATGATGAAACCGTGGGCAATCAACGCGTTGATCCAGCTTGAAAGCTTACGATGCTGCTTTTTCACCCCTTCAGCAAACCAATGACTAAAACGTTCACCTTCTTGCTGATAATGGTTCACAGGCCAGGATTTTGCTTGCTGCGCATCCTGTATCCAGCCTTGCTGATGAGGCGCTGTATAAATGGGATGTTCGCAGGAAAACAGCAGTTTTCCACCCGGTTTCAAGGCTGTAAAAAGCATGGAAAACAGCCCATCAATATTTTCCAGATAATGCAGCGCCAGTGAACTGTAAGCCAGATCGTAATGTGCAGCGGGAAGTTGCAATGTTTCCAAATCGACACGCTGATAAACGATGCGTTCGGCATCGCCCAATGAGTGAGCCTTCTCCAACATTTTTTCTGAAACATCCAATCCCAACACGCACGCTGCGCCTTGTTCAATCGCATAACGGCAAAACCAGCCGTAGCCGCAACCCAAATCAACCACCTTTTTATCGTGTAGCGTTGGAAGCAGTGCACGCAACGCGGGCCATTCTGGTGCGCCATCCAAACCCTTTACTGATCGATCCAGCGTGGCGTAACCGGAAAAAACTGTGGATCGTCATAAATATTTTGGCTCATTGAACACTCCTTTTTTGCAGAACAAAGAAGTGTAGGGCGATCAACGCTGGGTTAACAGGGCTGACATTGAGCGCGATCGCAGCGTCTATAATTTTAATTATCTGCATTTCACGTTTTCAGCCCAGGGTTAAACGATGAATTATCAATATCTGAACGGTGAGAACTGGCAAAAGATTTGGATCGTGGGTGACTTGCACGGATGCCGTAGCCAACTCGATACCTTATTACAGGCACATGACTTCGATAAGCAGCAAGATTTGTTGATTTCTGTGGGTGATTTGATTGATCGCGGCCCTGACAGCTTAGGCTGCTTAGCGCTACTTGAAGAGCCGTGGTTCCGTTGTGTGCGGGGAAATCATGAAGAAATGGCGCTTAATGCGTTACAGGGTCACGAATCGCAGTTGTGGGAGATGAATGGCGGCGGATGGTTTTGGCAGTTAAAAGGCGCAGAAGTGATTACTGCGCGACATGCCCTTAATCGATTAAAAGAGATACCGCTGATACTGCATCTGCAGCTTGAAGAGCAGATTGTGGTGATTGCGCATGCCGATTATCCAGCGGAACATTATGCCTGGGAGCAGGCGGTAAACTGGCATGACGTGGTGTGGAGCCGCAGGCGTATTGACGGGTTGCAGCAGGGAAGGCGCGACACAATACCGGGTGCAGATGCCTTTTACTTTGGACATACACCGCTCCAGCACCGGCTCGACGTAGATAATCTTCACTACATCGACACTGGCGCGGTGTTTGGTAACCATCTTACGTTGGTACAGGTGCAGTAATAATCAGCGGAACAGCCGTCCATCACGTACCAATTCTCGTGGGTAACTATTTTTGATGCGGCTACCCACTTTCTTGGCTAAACCCAGTGGTTGCTGCTGATAGGTGACAATCATTTCATCTCGCGTGGGCGCGACTTCAGGATAGACATCGCGACCGTGATACCACTCTTCCGCTTCGGCTGCGCTGAGCTCGAAAGTCTGATTTTCGTCTGGCTGCGCCAGCGCAATCACAGCTTCATGTTGCCAGCGATACCCTTTGGCGAATGTCTCAGCCAGCTTCAGACCAATGCGTGAAAAGCGTACTTTGCCAAGCATGGGCGTAACGTGAGTGGGGAAAAGCCAGATTTCTTTGTCGCGTTGCCAAAGCGTCAGCGATGCGTCCCACGTCAAAGAGACCGCTGCGGCAGCCTGAACGATCTCGCTTTCCAGCTTACGGCTGACATGTGAAAAAGGCAGTTTACCGACTTTATAGGTTGGTTCAGGCATCGGCTCAACAGAAGCCAGCTTGCGCAGACGCGCCACAAAAAAGCCTTCGCTGTCGAATAAGTGTGGGAAGACGTGCAGATAGCCTTCTACCGTCGCGGCCTGAGCTGCGCCCGCGAAAAGATCGTTAAGTGGCGTGATTTCAACGGCATCAGGATAGCGTTCCAGCAGCCAGGCAATGACCTGCTGATTTTCAATCTGATTTAGCGTACAGGTGGAGTAGACCAACGTGCCACCCGGCTTTAAGGCATGGAAAGCGCTATCGATCAAATCGCGTTGCGTTGCAGCAATCTCAGCGGTGCTCTCTAACGACCAGTTCTTCATTGCATCGGCATCTTTACGAATGACGCCTTCACCCGAACAGGGCGCATCAAGCAAAATAGCATCGAACATTTCAGGCAACGCAGGTCCGAAAACGCGGGCATCGAAATGCGTCAATGCTGTATTACTCACGCCACAACGGCTGATATTAGCGTGCAAGACTTTTACACGACTGGATGAGAATTCATTAGCGAGGATCACGCCGTGATTATTCATTCGCGCTGCGATTTGAGTTGTTTTTGATCCCGGGGCAGCGGCCATGTCCATGACTGTTTCCGCATTGCTGACGGCATCAAACAGCGCTGTCACGGGCAACATCGAGCTGGCTTCCTGAATGTAGAACAGGCCACTCAGATGTTCTGCCACGCTGCCTAAGGGCAAACTTTCATCTTCTCGCGTAATCCAGAATCCTTCATCGCACCAGGGAACCGGCGTTAATTGCCAGTCATAATGGGCGGTTTGGGCCAAGAAATCAGCGACGCTGATCTTCAACGTATTAATGCGAATGCTGCGACGAAGCGGTTGCTGACAAATGGCAACAAATGCCTCGAACGCGGCTTCGTCCGGCAGGTTTTGGCGCATTAAGGTGAGAAAATCGGCGGGTAAAAGCGAAGAAGAGTCCGACACAGGCAATATCCAATAGAAGCAAAGGCGGGAAGTGTATCACGCAGAAATGAAACGGGCAGCCAGGCTGCCCGTTTTGCTTACGGTTGATTGGGATCCGGTATCGCTGTGCCCCAGTTGCGCCACGCTTTCGGCGCTTCATCCTGCAACAGGAAGTGTTTATTCGCCGTGGCCTGCGGAGCCAGCGGCACCGTTGGCGGCGTGGCAAACTGAATGCCGCCGCGAATAAACTGCTGGAACGTCCCCGTTTTCACCACGCCACCGACCAGGCCGAAGTCGAGGTTATAGCCGGAAGCCAGCCAAAACACGGAGTTGTTGCGCACCAGATGTTGATATTTCTTGCTGATGCGCAGAGCGATTTGTACGCGATCGGCCATGTTGCCCAGCGATGTACCGGTCACGGTACCCACTTCTACGCCACGGAACAGCACGGGAGTCCCCAGCGACAACGAGCCCGCTTCAGACGCATCGACATAGATATTCAGACCGTTGAGGTAACGCGAATCGGTGATGGTGCTTTCCTGCAGCTCGAAAATACGTGCGGCATTGCCTTTGCCGGGATCAACGTTAACGTAGGGCTGCAACAAGGTTTCCAGATGATTCACGCCGGTAGCGGAGATCTCTGGAGATACCACCGAGAAGCGGCTACCGTTGCGCGCAAAATCCTGAACGTATTCAGGATAGAGCACCGCTTTTGCAACAACCTGATTGTTGTCTTTACTCAGCGACAGCGATTCAACCTGTCCTACATTAATGCCAAGATAACGAATAGGCATGCCAGCAGACAATTTGCTGCCATCATAGGTGTGCAGGGTAATTTGGCTACCCACCGCACGCGCCGCCGTTTCGGAAGGATAAAGCACGCGTTTAGCGCCTTTATTTGAAACTGCACCACTCATATTATCGAAACTGATCGCACCTTTAAGGGCACGATTAAGTGGCGATGCCTGCACGGTCAACCCGCTGCCGTTGAGCTGGACGCGCGCGCCTCCTTCAGCCCAAAATACGCTTTCATTGGTCAGCAGCTTGCGATATTCAGGCTGGATGTGTACCGCGATTTCAAAAGCATTTGCCCGCGGTGTCACTTTAGTTATTTCACCCACCTGATATTTACGGTAAAGCACCACAGAACCTGCCTGAACGTCCGGCAAGCTGTTCGCCGTTAGCATTAATGTGGTAGACGGGCCATCGCCTGTAATGCCTTCGGCTGCTTTATCTGCATCAGCAAATAGCGGGTAGGTTGCTTTCACATTACCTTGCTTGCCTGGGTCTAAACGGATGCCACCGTCAACCCACTCACGGGCGCTGGCACCGATCACTTGCATACCGTCCAAACCAAATTTCACATCAAGACGACTGTTAACGATAAATTTACTGTCGCCATGTACCAACTGGCGATATTCAGGATTAACGGCAACCACAAAATTAACGCCATTCTCATCCAGACTTCGCGACATCACTTGCCCAATCTGCATGCCGTGCAGCATCAACGGTTGACCGGCGTCGACACCGTAACTTTCTGGTGCGCTTAATTTAACGGTAAGCACGTTCGGTTTTTGCAACAGCGATTCGTTTGCTGGCAGCACGGCAAAATGCTGTTGTGGTTGGCCTTTACCGGGAATCAGTTCAAACGTATTGCCGGTTAACAAGCTGCTAAGGCTGGTGTCGGTCAGACTAATTTTGGGACTGCGCATTTCAATACGCGTTTCGCTACGCATCAGGCCGACTACCGAAGGATCAATCGTTAATTCGCCGGTGACTTTACCGCCATCTTTCAGATTCAGCTTGGTGAGCGTGCCTACTTCAAGTCCTTGGTACATCAGCGGCGTGCTGCCCGCTTTTAGATTGTTGCCATTTGGCAGATCTAACGAGACGGAAACGCCACGCTGGCTTTGCGCTAAATCGGGATAGAGCTGATAGTTTTGATCGGCTTTGGCGGTTTCAGCACCGTCGGGTGAATCAAACGCAATAGCGCCATTAACCAGCGCTGCCAGGCTCTCAAGCTTCACTTTCGCGCCACTTAAACTGATATCAGCATTGACGCCAGAGACATTCCAGAAACGGCTGGTGGTTTTCACCAAATTATTGAAACGACGATCAATCAGGACATCAATGCTGACGCCATCGGTATCATTATTGATGCTGTAGTCGTAGACCCGTCCTACAGGAATTTTGCGGTAGTAGACCAGCGATCCTGTACTCAGCGCGCCTAAATCCGGTGCATGCAAATGGATCAATAACTCGCCAGTATTAACCCGGTATTTAGGCTGAGTGTCCAGTGCAGTGAAATTTTCGCTGGCTTTGCCTTTGCCTGGCATCATGCCTATGTAGTTCCCCCCAACCAGCGCATCTAATCCAGACACCCCCGCCAGCGAAGCTTTCGGCGTGACCAACCAAAATTGCGTATCTTCACGCAGTGCATCGCGCATATCGCTTTTGATGCTGGCCTTGATCTGAATACTGCGATAGTCATCACTCAGATTGATGCCCTGCACGGTGCCCACTTCAACGCCTTGATAACGTATTGGCGTGCGTCCCGGCACGATGCCATCCGCCGTCTGGAAGTTAATTGTGATAGTGGTGCCGCGCTCTTGATAATTTGTCCACAGCAGCCAGCCCGCAATCAACATTGCGATAATCGGCAGCAACCAAAAAGGCGAAATTTTACGCTTGTTGCGCAGCGTGGCGTTAGTCGGTGTAGTCGGCGTTTCCTGTTGCATGTGCATCCCAGAGCAGGCGGCTGTCTAGCCACTCAACAGACATAATGGTCAGGATCACGGCGGCGCCAAAATATAAAGCGGCCGGTCCCATGGTAAAAGCCAGCAGTTGATCGCGATTGACCAACGACATGGTTAATGAAATGACAAAGAGATCCAGCATTGACCAGCGTCCAACCCAAGTCACTACACGCAGCAAGCGAACGCGCGTTTTCAGGCCTTGTTCACACCGGAAATGAATGCTGAGTAGCAGCGTTAACATCACCAATACTTTGGTAAAAGGCACCAAAATACTGGCAATGAAAACGATGGCGGCGACCGGAATATTGCCGGAGCCTAATGATAAAATACCGGAGAAAATGGTGTCTTCACGCCGCGAACCGTTGAGATAGACCACTGAAATGGGCAGTAAATTGGCGGGAATGAGCAGCACAATGGATGAAATCAGCGCAGCCCAGGATTTTTGCAGGCTGTGACGGCGGCGAAAATCCAGCGGGGTATGACAGCGTGGACAGCGTCCGCGTGCATCGGGGACACCGGTATTGTGGCAATTCAGGCAAACCTGAAGTTTATCACGCGCGGCGTTGCCTGGTTTCTGCGGATAAAAGTGGTCCCATAATTGCTCAATATTAAGGTGAATCAGCGTTATTAAGCTTAAAAGCGTCAACGCAATATAGGCCGCTAAGCCATAGCCCAACTCCAGCGTCGCATAATCCTGAACTTTGATAGAGGCAACGGCAATGCCAATCAAATAGATATCCAGCATTACCCACTCTTTGAGCTTTTCAAGCATCAATAAAACGGGGCGCAGATTCATGCCAAGTTTGTGACCGATACCGAGATAGCAAATACCCGCAACGAGCGTGACAGGCGCGCCAATAGTACAGAACGCCACCATAGAAGCCGTTAACACATCACCTTGTTGCGTCATCTGCACCACGCCTTCCAGCAGGTTGGCATTGATGCGCATGCCGAGCAGGCGAATATCAACCAGCGGCAGGCTAAAAGCGAAAGGCATCAGCACAATCATGGTGGCAGCCATCGCCATTAATCGGGTTATGGACCAGTCGTGCCCGCTCATAATTTGCGCATTGCAGCGAGGGCAATATGCAGACTGGTGCGATTTCACATCCGGTAAGGAAAAAGGGTATCGCATTGCGGGCAACGCTGATAACGTGCGTGAGGCAATGTCTGGCTGATAGCGTGAATTTTCATAGGGTGATGCAAGTTTCGCTCATCGTGTGTGACACAAATCGGTCGTTAAGACGTTGCCGGTGTGCTGGTTTCGGGCATCACGCTTCGATCCACAGAATGCTAAGGTTATAGCAACTAACGCTATGATTCACCTTGTCGCTCTGGATATTTAGTGCTTATTTTTAACGAGCGAACCTAAACTCGCTCAGTTGTCATTGGTAATGGTTAAATAATGAACAAAACTGCCTTTTACGCCGATTTGAATCGCGATATGCGCGCCTTGCTGGCCGGAGAAACGGCCTTTCTTGCCGCGATGGGTAATTTTAGCGCGCTGTTGTATGAACGTCTCGATGGCGTGAACTGGGCAGGTTTCTACCTGCTAACGGAAGCTGACACCTTAGTGTTGGGGCCGTTTCAGGGCAAGATTGCCTGTGTACGAATCCCTGTAGGCAAAGGGGTTTGTGGAACTGCACTGGCTGAAGACAAAGTGCAACGCGTTGATGATGTGCATGCATTCCCAGGTCATATCGCCTGTGATGCTGCAAGCAACGCGGAAATTGTGATTCCTCTGAAAGTGAATGGCACTCTGGTTGGTGTCCTTGATATCGA
This window harbors:
- a CDS encoding metallophosphoesterase — encoded protein: MNYQYLNGENWQKIWIVGDLHGCRSQLDTLLQAHDFDKQQDLLISVGDLIDRGPDSLGCLALLEEPWFRCVRGNHEEMALNALQGHESQLWEMNGGGWFWQLKGAEVITARHALNRLKEIPLILHLQLEEQIVVIAHADYPAEHYAWEQAVNWHDVVWSRRRIDGLQQGRRDTIPGADAFYFGHTPLQHRLDVDNLHYIDTGAVFGNHLTLVQVQ
- a CDS encoding PqiB family protein, which produces MQQETPTTPTNATLRNKRKISPFWLLPIIAMLIAGWLLWTNYQERGTTITINFQTADGIVPGRTPIRYQGVEVGTVQGINLSDDYRSIQIKASIKSDMRDALREDTQFWLVTPKASLAGVSGLDALVGGNYIGMMPGKGKASENFTALDTQPKYRVNTGELLIHLHAPDLGALSTGSLVYYRKIPVGRVYDYSINNDTDGVSIDVLIDRRFNNLVKTTSRFWNVSGVNADISLSGAKVKLESLAALVNGAIAFDSPDGAETAKADQNYQLYPDLAQSQRGVSVSLDLPNGNNLKAGSTPLMYQGLEVGTLTKLNLKDGGKVTGELTIDPSVVGLMRSETRIEMRSPKISLTDTSLSSLLTGNTFELIPGKGQPQQHFAVLPANESLLQKPNVLTVKLSAPESYGVDAGQPLMLHGMQIGQVMSRSLDENGVNFVVAVNPEYRQLVHGDSKFIVNSRLDVKFGLDGMQVIGASAREWVDGGIRLDPGKQGNVKATYPLFADADKAAEGITGDGPSTTLMLTANSLPDVQAGSVVLYRKYQVGEITKVTPRANAFEIAVHIQPEYRKLLTNESVFWAEGGARVQLNGSGLTVQASPLNRALKGAISFDNMSGAVSNKGAKRVLYPSETAARAVGSQITLHTYDGSKLSAGMPIRYLGINVGQVESLSLSKDNNQVVAKAVLYPEYVQDFARNGSRFSVVSPEISATGVNHLETLLQPYVNVDPGKGNAARIFELQESTITDSRYLNGLNIYVDASEAGSLSLGTPVLFRGVEVGTVTGTSLGNMADRVQIALRISKKYQHLVRNNSVFWLASGYNLDFGLVGGVVKTGTFQQFIRGGIQFATPPTVPLAPQATANKHFLLQDEAPKAWRNWGTAIPDPNQP
- a CDS encoding phage repressor protein, whose translation is MAFESPAQDYIESRLNLNALFIPHPENTFRVDTCNGFVLIDRAAALRAGDMIAFQYDGHSMLGKIDHDRITPVEGEAIQGEALEAVIVLGKMCCEVLKVFEPDVPI
- a CDS encoding GAF domain-containing protein, translating into MNKTAFYADLNRDMRALLAGETAFLAAMGNFSALLYERLDGVNWAGFYLLTEADTLVLGPFQGKIACVRIPVGKGVCGTALAEDKVQRVDDVHAFPGHIACDAASNAEIVIPLKVNGTLVGVLDIDSVEYNRFDSDDEAGLVTLTDGLCEVLAGSDLEKYLQLTRS
- a CDS encoding SDR family NAD(P)-dependent oxidoreductase → MSRFTGKVVVVTGAGSGIGEAAAKRFADEGASVVLVGRTENKLETTLASLSKGDHLVVPCDVSEAEQVKSLAESVQDKYGRVDVLVNNAGVVVQGRIHEIELDDWKKLMKVDLDGVFHCVHYFVPALLKTKGNIVNISSVSGLGGDWGMSVYNAAKGAVTNFTRSLAMDYGADNVRVNAICPGFTLTDLTEDMKDDQELLNKFYDRIPLRRAGEPEDIASAIAFIASDDARYITGVNLPVDGGITASNGQPKQA
- the rsmF gene encoding 16S rRNA (cytosine(1407)-C(5))-methyltransferase RsmF, giving the protein MPVSDSSSLLPADFLTLMRQNLPDEAAFEAFVAICQQPLRRSIRINTLKISVADFLAQTAHYDWQLTPVPWCDEGFWITREDESLPLGSVAEHLSGLFYIQEASSMLPVTALFDAVSNAETVMDMAAAPGSKTTQIAARMNNHGVILANEFSSSRVKVLHANISRCGVSNTALTHFDARVFGPALPEMFDAILLDAPCSGEGVIRKDADAMKNWSLESTAEIAATQRDLIDSAFHALKPGGTLVYSTCTLNQIENQQVIAWLLERYPDAVEITPLNDLFAGAAQAATVEGYLHVFPHLFDSEGFFVARLRKLASVEPMPEPTYKVGKLPFSHVSRKLESEIVQAAAAVSLTWDASLTLWQRDKEIWLFPTHVTPMLGKVRFSRIGLKLAETFAKGYRWQHEAVIALAQPDENQTFELSAAEAEEWYHGRDVYPEVAPTRDEMIVTYQQQPLGLAKKVGSRIKNSYPRELVRDGRLFR
- a CDS encoding DUF1272 domain-containing protein — its product is MLELRPNCEHCDIDLPAESREALICSFECTFCTTCAEQHLQHICPNCGGELVRRPIRPAEKLIKYPAKTR